In Xenorhabdus griffiniae, the genomic window AGTAGAACAGACTAACAGAAACATTGAAGCCACAATGGCGCGCTATAAAAAACAATTTACCGCCCTGGATAAACTCGCCAGTTCACTGAAGCAATCAGAGTTATCCTTGTTCCAGCTTTTAAGATAAAAAAGGACACTAATGTATCAACGTTCGGCAAGCCAATTATACGCTCAAGTAGATCTTGAGAGCGAAATTATGAATGCCTCTCCCTATCAGTTGATTCAGATATTGTTCAACGGGGCGCTCAGCGCCCTGCGTCGTGCAATCATTCTGATGCAACAAGGGAATATTCCAGAAAAAGGGATAGCTATTTCAAAGGCGATTAATATCATTGATAATGGTCTCAAAGAGGGATTAGATTTCGAGAAAGGCGGCGAGATTGCCCAGAATCTTTTTGCTTTATATGATTATATGGGTCGCCGTTTACTCCATGCCAATTTACGCAATGATGAGAAGGCTATTACCGAAGTGATTGATTTACTTACCGAGATTTCAGATGCTTGGCGGCAAATAGGTCCTCATTACAACGCCAGTCAGGATATTGTTTAATGAAAAATGATACGGATCTTTTGTCAGCTTATCAGCAGATCCTTAGTTTAAGTGAGCAAATGATTGATTTAGCCAGAAATGAAAAGTGGGACGAACTGATTGATATGGAGATCACTTACCTGAAGGCAGTCGAAGTGGTGACTTCATTATCAGAAAATTCAGACGCCCCCATTTCATTACAGCAACAATTGACCAAAATTTTGCAAACTGTCTTGGATAATGAAAAAGAAACTAAGAGATTGTTGCAAAGAAGGTTAAATGAACTCAGCGACCTGATTAAACAGGAAAGTTGTAAGCAACTCTTACATGATACATACGGACAGTTCCCGACTAATAACTATGAAATGGAGTTAATTACGACGGAATCAAAATAGATATCACAGAGGCACCAGTGATTCCATTTAACAATAACTCTGATTAATGGTGTCATTTATTTTTTTATTTCAGGCGGTGTCAATTCGTCACTATCGTTTTTTTGGTTAATCTAATTCGGCACTTTATTGTATTGATATTTTGCAAACAATCAAGGTATCCTATCTATAATTTTTAACAAAAAATTAACCATTAAATGATAGTGGCGATTCTGATTTCGTGAGGCAATTAACAGGCGATATTATCAACAAATATGATTTTTAATTAAAAGGCGAATAACACAAAAAAACTATATAAATAATATCGTTATCATCATGATATTATCCATTCGAGAAATAGGATTTTCTCAGTATCAATTTTAATTGACAGCTATCCTCTGGAAAAAGGGTACCGATTCATATCAGTCTGGAGAATACCTGCGTTCAGAAAGAATATCGAAAAATCCGCCGGGATCACACTTTCAGCTACGGTAATCGGTTTTATCTAATCGACTCTCCGCTCAGGTATTCGATAGCCAACCAGAAAATCGAGATACGAAAACACTATGGTGGTTGCTTTATAGCCTATTTTGCAGACCGACAATTACAGATCTCTGAAGTGATTGAACCTGCGAAACCCTCGCTGTATGACTTGGAAATCCAAAGAAAACTAGATGCGCTAGCATTAGCGGATAAGCTGGGTAATGTTGCTGAAGCCGCTCGGCAGAGTGGTTGCTCCCGTGACACGCTCTACCGCTATCGTAAGTTACTCGAAGAAAAAGGACCGGAAGGCCTCAAACGCACTTTTACTCCCGCATTACATCATAAAAATCGGACCACAAGGGAAATAGAAGAACAGGTGATTGCTTTCTCATTAGAAAATCCCCATCTGGGTCAGGTACAAGTCTCGGCTCAGATGCGAGAAAAATATCAAATAACCCTTAGTCCGAATGGTGTGAGACACATTTGGCTGCGGGAAAAGATGAATACAAGTGCTCTACGAGTTGAGAAAGCCAGAACCTCGCTTGCTATTTTATTATGACACTCTGCAGTTGAGCAATGAACACGGGAGCAGGTATACTGAAGCGACAAAGTCCCTCGGTAATTAGTCCGTCAGTCTCCCTCGGTAATCACACTAGTACAAATAACGACCTTTATTTTTACTTTTTCACCAGAGAAGTAAATGCTCTTTTCTTTTGTCTAAGAAACTAACGTATGTATAATAATGCGTTTTTATATAACTATTAAATAGTATAACTTATGAACATAATGAATAAAGTCTTATACAAATACATTTTGACTATTCTTTCAGCATTTGGGGTGTCTTATCTGCTTAATGTTTTTATCTTTCAAAAAGATTCTAGTATCCCTCATTTGTCAACTTTTGCACTAATCTTATCAATTTTTCTGTTAATTAAAAGAAAGAATAAAATTCTGGTCAGTAGTGGTGGAATGTTACTTTTCTTTCTTATTATCCAAATAAATTATTCTCTTGTGTTTGGTGAAAGAGTGTCAGTATCAGTTCTTGACTCATTCGTTGAGACGAATAAAAAAGAATCATTGTCTATGGCTGGTCATTTATCTTTTATACTGATATTACCATCATTAGTGGCAACAATAGTTTTATTTCATTTAATAAGAAAAAAATCAAAAAATATTCAGTATCACATTACATTCAAATCATTACCCGTATTTTTATTCTTTGTCACATTTTATCTTAGTGCTTCTGTTGTAGACAAAAAACTAATATCAGACTTCAGAGAAGATGATAAAACAGTCGGTAGATTTATAAGAGATAGATATCCCGCAGTTATTGGAGATTTTGCTTATTTATATATTTCCAGCAATTCAAATGATAAGTATGCAAACACCAATGAAATAAATGAATTTAATAAGTCAATAATAGGAAAGCGAAAACCTGATATTAATGCCGTTATTTTAATAGTGGGTGAATCATCATTATCGACTCATTATAGCGCATATGGATACAAATTAGACACAACACCCAATATGAGTCATATATTTTCTTCTAACGAGGGATGTATAATCAATAACGCACACTCTAGTGCACCAATAACAAGAAACTCTGTTTCTATGTCACTTGCTTTTCATATACCAGAGAGTGAAGAAAATTTATTTAAAAATAAATCAATAGTAGAAATAGCCAAGTCAAATGGCTATAAAACATATTGGTTGGGTTCACAAGATCTAGATGGACTCCACTCATCTAAATATGGATTTATAGCAAAAAAATCTGATGTAATAAAACTCACTAATTTTAAAGATGACAATCTAAGCTCTCTGCTAAATGAAGTTATTTTAGATAATTCAGATAGTAAATTTATTGTAATTCATTTACATGGAAGTCATATGCCTTATAATAATTACGATAATGCTGATAAAATAGCGCTACCTAATGCTGATAACTATGACTTAACTATCCATCATACAGATAGAGTTATAAAGAATATATATGATGTTATTAATAAAAAAAACATCAATTACTCATTAATATACACTTCTGACCATGGAGAAATTGTTAATAAAGGGCATGGCTATCAAAAAGGTAGAGAACAATATCTTATACCTTTAATGTACAAATCAAACAATCATCAATATAACTGTCAATTCATAGAGTCATTCCGAAATAAGGATGGTTATCTTAGTGGATTAATGAATAAGTATATATTATCAACTCTCATAGGTTATGATATTGATCCATCAATCCTTGATAAAGAAAGAAATAATGATAGAGTGTTAACAGCAGATGAATCTGTTTTACCATTTTCACAAATAGAATAAGCTAACATAAATAGGTTTTCATAATACTGAGAGTATCAGATGTTGGAGTTCCTTACCCCGCGCGCCGCGGGGATAATACTTTGGGCATCCATCGTGGATTTTTTCACGGTGACACGACAGAAGGTGATTTTTTCGGTCGCGGTAGAAATAGCCATTGCTGGCTACCCCCACAAAGATCCGGTTTGAACGGTATTCGCTGGAGGCGGACAACAACGCCTGATCCATATCACCTTGATGATACGACCGTCTGCTAGGCGGTCTTTTTTTGCCTGAATAAAATGTAGTTTCAAATGTAATAATTATGTGATGAAATTTGAATTTGACACGTCATTAGACGCCGCCACGCCTGCCCACTAAAGGCAGTGTTTTTTATACACCTGCAAGGGATCTTCTAAAGCCCGCTGATACTGGTGCTTTGCGGGGTATGAGATCTTGATTTGATCTTGCGGATTGAAGGACAAAATGAGTGATTTTATGCGAGAGGGAATATCACTGCTTTTTTATTCGAAAACTGAAACTGCCTTACTGATATGTAATGATAGTTTGTAGGAGATTTTATGGCCCGACTACTTACAAAAAATGAGTACATTGAAAATTTTATTGAATCCGAAAGACAGACATATAGAGTAAGCTGGACTACACATAATCAGTTGAATACACTAATTTTATATGAATCTGTCCCATATTACAGCTCTGCTCATTTAGATTTAGATGTTGGATATAGTGGTAACCTATCTGCACTCACCTATTACCCACGACCTCCGTCGAGCGGCGCATTGATATTATTTCAATATGATTTATGGTACGACACTGCTTTCAATCAATTACCCATAAATGGGTTTATGCAAGATGCCGTCCGGCGTGTCATGAAATATTGGACGCCCCATGATTGGCGAGGGTTTTAATTTATATCCCTATCCCGCCCCTCAAAGGCGGGATTATTCACAACTTCGTAACATGTCACAACCTCACTTCATGCTAGCCCTGTGTCACCCAACATTGAGAATCATCCAAAAAGCAGCATTCCGCCACCGGAAACGCATCACCGCACTGGCTAACCATCTATACCCATCTAACTTCAAGATGTGTGTGATTCGGGCAAATCTGGAAGTTCCTAATCAAAAGGTCAGGCGTCAGACACAGAAAATCCTACCAAACACGACATACATACGCCTGCTGGATGCTTTCCGCTGGCGCCAATCCTTCATTTATTGCAACTCAAATGGGACATGTTTCGTCACAAATGGTTCACCGTGTTTACGGTGCGTGGATGAGTGAAAATAGCAATGAACAATAAATATCAATTTAAAATCAAATAGATAAAGATCTAAACCTGCATATTCATAATCTCATGATAGGCACTAACCAGTTTATTTCTTACCTGGATACCCATTTGCAGGGAAATACTCGATTTTTGCATATTCACCATGACATCATTTAGCTCCACACCAGGTACTCCCAGCGTGAAATCCTGTGCCTGCTTCGTCGCCTGTAAGCGGGTTTGGTTTATTTTTTCCACTGCCGTAGTCAGCTGGCTGGCAAAACTGCCTTGTATTGGCATGGGCTTAGCAATATTTGCAGCTTGTAACGCCTGAACCTGCATCTGTTGCAGTACACCTTCAATTGCCGGAATTGGCATAAAAACCTCGCGTTAAATCACCCTATTGATTATGAGATGCCACCGTAACATAGCCTTTCTAAACTAAAGCGGGTAATTGAAGTAAAAATTCGAAGCTTATTGTGCCATTAAAAGGGGTGTGAACAGCGAATAATGATGGGATTAATAATAGGAAGAATCTTTTCGCTTGCGTATGGGGAGTCTGTTTTGTTACGCCACGCTTTTAGTATTCATGTTGACCAGCAAGGCAAGGATCGTCTATGAGTGCAGCAACAACCGACGTTGAAAACCAAAATAAAGGCTTCAACGCTATCATCAGCAGGATAAAAGCTGATCCAAAAGTTCCGTTATTAGTTGCTGGCTCTGCTGCCATCGCTATTGTTATCGCCCTGTTTCTCTACTTGCGCAGCCCCGACTATCGGGTGCTTTACAGCAATCTGAGCGATAAAGATGGTGGCGAGATTGTTACGCAATTAACCCAAATGAATATCCCTTACCGTTTTGCCGAGAACGGCGCGGCTATCATGATACCGACCGATAAGGTGCATGAAACGCGTCTGAAACTGGCACAACAAGGGTTACCCAAAGGGGGAGCCGCGGGTTTCGAACTCTTGGATAAAGAAAAATTCGGTATCAGCCAGTTCAGTGAGCAGGTTAATTACCAACGCGCGCTGGAAGGCGAATTGGCTCGTACCGTGGAATCCCTTGGTCCAGTCCAGAGCGCCCGTGTCCATCTGGCCTTGCCTAAACCTTCTTTGTTCGTTCGTGAACAGAAATCGCCATCAGCCTCAGTGACTGTGGGATTGTTACAAGGCCGAGTGCTGGATGAAGGACAAATCAACGCCATCGTGCATATGGTTTCCAGTAGTGTTGCCGGCTTACCGGCAAGTAATGTCACGATTGTGGATCAATCTGGACGTTTGCTGACACAAAGCGATGCGACCAGCCGTGATTTGAATACCACGCAGTTGAAATATACCCAAGAAGTGGAAAATCGTTTCCAACATCGAATTGAAACCATTCTGGCTCCTGTGGTTGGCCGTGGCAACGTTCATGCACAGGTCACTGCACAAATTGATTTCTCCCGTCGCGAAGAAACAGCAGAAGAATATAAACCTAACCAGCCACCGAATCAGGCTGCTGTCCGCTCTAAACAGAGCAGCACCAGCGAGCAAAGCGGCGGGCCATTGGTTGGTGGCGTGCCAGGGGCGTTGTCAAATCAGCCAAGTGCTGCACCAAGTGCACCAATCGAGAAACCGAACGCAAATGCCAAAGGCAACGGTGACGAAAAATCTGACCAACAGCGCAATAACGCTAACAAAAACAATAGCTACGAGCGTATGTTAAGCAACAACCGCAATAACCGTTATGACGAAACCACTAACTATGAAGTGGATCGTACCATTCGTCATACCCAATTGCAGGCTGGCGCAGTGGAACGCCTTTCGGTTGCAGTTGTGGTCAACTATGCCACCGTGAAGGGAGAAAATGGTCCTGAAACACAAGCGCTGACACCAGAACAACTATCACAAATTGAAGCATTGACTCGTGAAGCCATGGGCTTCTCTGCTGACCGTGGCGATAGCCTGAATGTGGTTAACACACCGTTCAATGACACCACCGAAGTGATAGAGCCTTTGCCATTCTGGCAGCACCCTGCCCTGCTGGAAAAACTGTTAGAAGCAGGTCGTTGGTTACTGTTGGTACTGGTTGCATGGCTACTGTGGCGTAAGATGGTCGTGCCACAAATCGCCAAAAAACGTGCTGCGGAAAAAGCTGCGCTGGAAGCGCAAAAGAACCCGCCGAAACAGCAAACAGAAACCAATGCTGAATTGGACGAAAAAATGCGCCGTAAGCTAGCTCGCCAACGTGTCAATGTTGAGCTTCAAAGCCAGCGTCTGCGTGAACTTGCAGAAAAAGATCCTCGCGTCGTCGCGCTGGTGATCCGTCAATGGATGAGTAACGAACAATGAGCCTGACAGGAACAGAAAGAAGTGCCGTCATGTTAATGACCCTGGGAGAAGATCAGGCGGCCGAGGTGTTCAAGCACCTGAATTCCCGCGAAGTACAACAACTGAGTGTCGCGATGGCGGGGATGAAACAAGTCTCCAACCAGCAACTGGTTGAAGTGCTGGCAGAATTTGAAGAAGATGCCGGGCAGTTTGCTGCCCTCAGCATCAACGCCAACGACTATCTGCGCAACGTACTGATCAAGGCATTGGGAGAAGAACGGGCTTCCAGCCTGCTTGAGGATATCCTTGAATCCCGTGACACCACAACCGGCATCGAAACGCTTAACTTTATGGAGCCGCAAATGGCAGCCGATATGATCCGCGATGAACATCCGCAGATCATTGCCACCATTTTGGTTCACTTAAACCGTGGTCAGGCAGCGGATATCCTCGCCCTGTTTGATGACCGTCTGCGTAACGATGTCATGTTGCGTATCGCCACGTTTGGTGGTGTACAACCCTCGGCGTTAGCGGAATTGACAGAAGTCCTGAATAACCTGCTGGATGGTCAGAACCTGAAACGCAGCAAAATGGGTGGGGTTCGTACTGCTGCAGAGATCATCAACTTGATGAAAAGTCAACAGGAAGAAGGTGTCATTGAAGCGGTTCGTTCCTACGATAACGAACTGGCGCAGAAAATCATTGATGAAATGTTCCTGTTCGAAAACCTTATCAACGTGGACGATCGCAGTATCCAACGTTTGTTGCAGGAAATTTCCACCGATTCCTTGCTGGTGGCATTGAAAGGTTGCGATCAGGCATTGCGCGATCACTTCCTCAACAATATGTCGCAGCGTGCTGCTGAAATCATGCGCGATGATTTGGCAAACCGTGGCCCTGTGCGGATGTCTCAAGTGGAAGCCGAACAGAAAGCCATCTTGCTTGTTGTTCGTCGTCTGGCAGAAAGTGGCGAAATGATCCTCAACGGTGGTGACGATACCTATGTCTGATAAGTCGAATAATGGCAACTGGCGGCCGTGGCAGCCAGGCGAATTGACTCAGTGGGAAACCCTGCGGGAAAAACTGGAACCCATAGATGAAGCACAGGAGCCAAGCGAACAAGAGCGGCTGCTGGAACAGGCAAGAATACTGGACGAGCTAAAAGCGCAGGCCCGTCAGGCTGGTCATGCGCAGGGGTTTGCCGAAGGTCAGATCCAAGGCTATGAGCAAGGGGTTCAGGAAGGCCGCCAAGCCGGACTGGAACAAGGTTTGCAGGAAGCCAAACAACAACAGCAAGTGATTACTGAACAGTGGAAAGCTTTGCTAGCGGACTTTAGCCATTCACTGGATGGATTAGATACCGTTATTGCTTCCCGCCTGATGCAACTTGCATTGACTGCGGCTCATCATATTCTGGGGCAACCTGCGGTTTGTGATGGCACCGCCCTGCTGAATCAAATCCGCGAATTTATTCAGCAAGAACCTATGTTCAGCGGTAAACCCCAATTACGTATCCATCCTCAAAATATTCCGCTGGTTGAGCAGCAACTGGGGGAAGTTTTAGCACTGCACGGCTGGCGTTTAGTTGCGGATAACAAACTGCATCCGGGTGGCTGTAAAGTCAGCGCCGATGAAGGGGATATGGACGCCAGTTTAGCTACCCGCTGGCATGAAATGTGTCGTCTGGCAGCACCAGGAGAATTGTGATGACGGCAAGATTGGGCCGCTGGCTGGCAACTTTGGATTCATTGGAAAAGCGACTGGAAAAAACCCCCAAAGTACGTCGCTATGGGCGCCTGACTCGCGCCACTGGCCTGGTACTGGAAGCCACTGGTTTACATATGCCGCTCGGCGCTACCTGCCTGATCGAGCGGCAAAATGGCAACGCGATTGAAGAGGTTGAAAGTGAAGTCGTCGGCTTCAATGGCGAAAAACTGTTGCTAATGCCACTGGAAGAATTGGAAGGTATTGTGCCAGGCGCTCGCGTTTATGCCCGTTCTTATGGCGAAGATGCGGGCGCCGGACGCCGCTTACCTCTCGGAGCGGAATTACTCGGCAGGGTTCTGGATGGTGCAGGCCGCCCCCTTGATGGTTTACCTGCTCCCGACACAGGTTATCGTGCCTCCTTGACAACAACGCCATTTAATCCCCTGCAAAGAACCCCTATCAGCAATGTACTGGACGTTGGCGTTCGTGCCATCAATGCTTTGCTGACAGTGGGACGCGGGCAACGTATGGGATTATTTGCCGGCTCCGGCGTCGGTAAAAGCGTGCTGCTTGGCATGATGGCTCGTTATACCCAAGCCGATGTGATCGTTGTGGGATTAATTGGTGAGCGTGGCCGTGAAGTTAAAGACTTTATTGAAAATATTTTGGGTGCGGAGGGATTATCACGCTCAGTCGTCGTTGCCGCTCCTGCCGATGTTTCACCTTTGCTGAGGATGCAAGGTGCCTCTTATGCCACGCGTATCGCCGAAGATTTCCGCGACAGAGGCAAACATGTCTTGTTGATCATGGACTCCCTGACTCGTTACAGCATGGCACAGCGTGAAATCGCACTGGCTATCGGCGAACCACCAGCAACCAAAGGTTATCCCCCTTCTGTATTTGCCAAGTTACCAGCACTGGTGGAAAGAGCCGGCAATGGTGTCAGTGATGGCGGTTCCATTACTGCATTTTACACCGTGCTGACAGAAGGTGATGACCAGCAAGATCCGATTGCCGATGCTGCCCGCGCCATCCTGGATGGTCATATCGTGCTATCCCGTTCACTGGCGGAATCTGGCCATTATCCTGCTATTGATATCGAGGCATCTATCAGTCGAGCCATGACCGCGTTGATCGACAATACCCATTATCGTCGAGTGCAACATTTCAAACAGTTGCTTTCCAGCTATCAACGCAACCGAGATTTGATCAACGTTGGTGCTTATGCGGCGGGCAGTGATCCTCTGCTTGACAGAGCGATTGAGCTTTATCCTCATATGTCCCAATTCCTGCAACAAGGTATTGACGAGCGTAGCGAATACGATGAAGCCTGTACTCAGCTTCAACAATTATTGCCAACATAATATTTTTCCTATGGGAATTTAACTCAAAAATACTTTTGCCAAGAGGTATAACATTTATCAATACGGTGCCGATATAAGTTTACTATTGATGTCATTCAGTAACGCTGATGTCTGTTTGGTGATTAACACGAGGAAATACATGCAACAACACTCCCCTCTCATGACTTTGCGTGAACTTGCCCAGGATGCGGCAGAAAAAGCAGCATCGCAGCTTGCGCAGATTCGGCAAAGTCATCAACAAATGGAGCAACAACTCACAGCGTTAATGAATTATCAGGATGAGTATCGTACCCGCCTGAATGATACGCTCAGCAATGGTATGTCCTGCTCGACTTGGCAAAATTACCAGCAGTTTATGAAAACGCTGGAAATGGCAATTGAACAGCACAGATTACAACTCAATCAATGGAAAAAGCGTCTTGAACAAGCCCTGTCACAATGGCAGGAAAAACAGCAACGCCTGAACGCCTTCGACACACTGCAACAGCGGGCAGAGCATAATTTGAAGTTACACCAAAATCGCATGGAGCAAAAACAAATGGACGAGTACGCACAACGCGGTGCACAACGGAGAATGAAACAATGAATATCACTCTTTTGCCTACTGATTTAAAACTCACGGACAAAGGTACGGATAAAAGTCAGCCGACTTTAAATAATACCGTGAACGATAACCATTCTTCTCAATTTGGCCAACTTCTCAATGCAGAAACAGCCTCTATGCGCAAGCCCATTACTCAGGCAGATAAAAATCGTCTGACAGAGGAAAAATCCACTTCTGATCAAACAGCAGAAAGCGGCTGGCCGCAATTGGCAGCAGTGTCAGATAACAGTATGGTCAAGGATAAATCATCGGTAGAGGCAGCACCGCAAGAAAACCGTGCTGAATTTGCTGTATTAAAAGATGACGATCTCTTATCAGCCGAAGCATTAAGTGCGGCGATACCCATCCAGCTTGCTGGACTGCTGACTTCTCATCCCCATTCCGCGGTGCTTGCT contains:
- the fliJ gene encoding flagellar export protein FliJ, yielding MQQHSPLMTLRELAQDAAEKAASQLAQIRQSHQQMEQQLTALMNYQDEYRTRLNDTLSNGMSCSTWQNYQQFMKTLEMAIEQHRLQLNQWKKRLEQALSQWQEKQQRLNAFDTLQQRAEHNLKLHQNRMEQKQMDEYAQRGAQRRMKQ
- the fliH gene encoding flagellar assembly protein FliH encodes the protein MSDKSNNGNWRPWQPGELTQWETLREKLEPIDEAQEPSEQERLLEQARILDELKAQARQAGHAQGFAEGQIQGYEQGVQEGRQAGLEQGLQEAKQQQQVITEQWKALLADFSHSLDGLDTVIASRLMQLALTAAHHILGQPAVCDGTALLNQIREFIQQEPMFSGKPQLRIHPQNIPLVEQQLGEVLALHGWRLVADNKLHPGGCKVSADEGDMDASLATRWHEMCRLAAPGEL
- the fliI gene encoding flagellar protein export ATPase FliI, giving the protein MTARLGRWLATLDSLEKRLEKTPKVRRYGRLTRATGLVLEATGLHMPLGATCLIERQNGNAIEEVESEVVGFNGEKLLLMPLEELEGIVPGARVYARSYGEDAGAGRRLPLGAELLGRVLDGAGRPLDGLPAPDTGYRASLTTTPFNPLQRTPISNVLDVGVRAINALLTVGRGQRMGLFAGSGVGKSVLLGMMARYTQADVIVVGLIGERGREVKDFIENILGAEGLSRSVVVAAPADVSPLLRMQGASYATRIAEDFRDRGKHVLLIMDSLTRYSMAQREIALAIGEPPATKGYPPSVFAKLPALVERAGNGVSDGGSITAFYTVLTEGDDQQDPIADAARAILDGHIVLSRSLAESGHYPAIDIEASISRAMTALIDNTHYRRVQHFKQLLSSYQRNRDLINVGAYAAGSDPLLDRAIELYPHMSQFLQQGIDERSEYDEACTQLQQLLPT
- the fliS gene encoding flagellar export chaperone FliS, which translates into the protein MYQRSASQLYAQVDLESEIMNASPYQLIQILFNGALSALRRAIILMQQGNIPEKGIAISKAINIIDNGLKEGLDFEKGGEIAQNLFALYDYMGRRLLHANLRNDEKAITEVIDLLTEISDAWRQIGPHYNASQDIV
- the fliE gene encoding flagellar hook-basal body complex protein FliE, with product MPIPAIEGVLQQMQVQALQAANIAKPMPIQGSFASQLTTAVEKINQTRLQATKQAQDFTLGVPGVELNDVMVNMQKSSISLQMGIQVRNKLVSAYHEIMNMQV
- the fliG gene encoding flagellar motor switch protein FliG encodes the protein MSLTGTERSAVMLMTLGEDQAAEVFKHLNSREVQQLSVAMAGMKQVSNQQLVEVLAEFEEDAGQFAALSINANDYLRNVLIKALGEERASSLLEDILESRDTTTGIETLNFMEPQMAADMIRDEHPQIIATILVHLNRGQAADILALFDDRLRNDVMLRIATFGGVQPSALAELTEVLNNLLDGQNLKRSKMGGVRTAAEIINLMKSQQEEGVIEAVRSYDNELAQKIIDEMFLFENLINVDDRSIQRLLQEISTDSLLVALKGCDQALRDHFLNNMSQRAAEIMRDDLANRGPVRMSQVEAEQKAILLVVRRLAESGEMILNGGDDTYV
- the fliF gene encoding flagellar basal-body MS-ring/collar protein FliF is translated as MSAATTDVENQNKGFNAIISRIKADPKVPLLVAGSAAIAIVIALFLYLRSPDYRVLYSNLSDKDGGEIVTQLTQMNIPYRFAENGAAIMIPTDKVHETRLKLAQQGLPKGGAAGFELLDKEKFGISQFSEQVNYQRALEGELARTVESLGPVQSARVHLALPKPSLFVREQKSPSASVTVGLLQGRVLDEGQINAIVHMVSSSVAGLPASNVTIVDQSGRLLTQSDATSRDLNTTQLKYTQEVENRFQHRIETILAPVVGRGNVHAQVTAQIDFSRREETAEEYKPNQPPNQAAVRSKQSSTSEQSGGPLVGGVPGALSNQPSAAPSAPIEKPNANAKGNGDEKSDQQRNNANKNNSYERMLSNNRNNRYDETTNYEVDRTIRHTQLQAGAVERLSVAVVVNYATVKGENGPETQALTPEQLSQIEALTREAMGFSADRGDSLNVVNTPFNDTTEVIEPLPFWQHPALLEKLLEAGRWLLLVLVAWLLWRKMVVPQIAKKRAAEKAALEAQKNPPKQQTETNAELDEKMRRKLARQRVNVELQSQRLRELAEKDPRVVALVIRQWMSNEQ
- a CDS encoding helix-turn-helix domain-containing protein, which codes for MIEPAKPSLYDLEIQRKLDALALADKLGNVAEAARQSGCSRDTLYRYRKLLEEKGPEGLKRTFTPALHHKNRTTREIEEQVIAFSLENPHLGQVQVSAQMREKYQITLSPNGVRHIWLREKMNTSALRVEKARTSLAILL
- the fliT gene encoding flagella biosynthesis regulatory protein FliT — translated: MKNDTDLLSAYQQILSLSEQMIDLARNEKWDELIDMEITYLKAVEVVTSLSENSDAPISLQQQLTKILQTVLDNEKETKRLLQRRLNELSDLIKQESCKQLLHDTYGQFPTNNYEMELITTESK
- a CDS encoding sulfatase-like hydrolase/transferase, which encodes MNKVLYKYILTILSAFGVSYLLNVFIFQKDSSIPHLSTFALILSIFLLIKRKNKILVSSGGMLLFFLIIQINYSLVFGERVSVSVLDSFVETNKKESLSMAGHLSFILILPSLVATIVLFHLIRKKSKNIQYHITFKSLPVFLFFVTFYLSASVVDKKLISDFREDDKTVGRFIRDRYPAVIGDFAYLYISSNSNDKYANTNEINEFNKSIIGKRKPDINAVILIVGESSLSTHYSAYGYKLDTTPNMSHIFSSNEGCIINNAHSSAPITRNSVSMSLAFHIPESEENLFKNKSIVEIAKSNGYKTYWLGSQDLDGLHSSKYGFIAKKSDVIKLTNFKDDNLSSLLNEVILDNSDSKFIVIHLHGSHMPYNNYDNADKIALPNADNYDLTIHHTDRVIKNIYDVINKKNINYSLIYTSDHGEIVNKGHGYQKGREQYLIPLMYKSNNHQYNCQFIESFRNKDGYLSGLMNKYILSTLIGYDIDPSILDKERNNDRVLTADESVLPFSQIE